From a region of the Synechococcus sp. PCC 7502 genome:
- a CDS encoding STAS domain-containing protein: MSKKVVIFKPNGRLDAESYAQIRTEAMAIANTNPDILVVDLENIAFVDSRGLGLLITLLKLMRSREGQLVLCSVRQEVQALLELTNTDRLFEISEHYPSNLN, from the coding sequence TTGTCTAAAAAAGTAGTAATATTTAAGCCCAATGGTCGGCTGGATGCTGAGTCTTATGCACAGATAAGAACTGAGGCAATGGCGATCGCTAATACAAATCCCGATATATTAGTGGTGGACTTAGAAAATATTGCATTTGTAGACAGTAGGGGTTTAGGGCTATTAATTACCCTATTAAAGTTAATGCGGAGTAGAGAAGGACAATTGGTTCTGTGTTCAGTCCGTCAAGAAGTTCAGGCTTTATTGGAGTTAACGAATACTGATCGCTTGTTTGAAATTTCTGAACATTATCCTAGTAACTTAAATTAG
- a CDS encoding GNAT family N-acetyltransferase, translating into MGFWKNLFSGNDSSVSDQRSKFRSVSNSIHNSVPNCDGEILFSSDRDLDLYELEELCDSVGWSRRPIRKVRIAIEHSFVVVTMWHKKGSFKRLIGFARATSDHAFNATVWDVVVHPEFQGRGLGKELMREVIYLLRKEDISNISLFADGHVVTFYQQLGFSPDPEGIKGMFWYPPS; encoded by the coding sequence ATGGGCTTCTGGAAAAACTTATTTAGCGGTAATGACTCTAGTGTGTCTGACCAAAGATCCAAGTTTCGATCTGTATCTAATTCCATACATAACTCAGTACCTAACTGTGATGGGGAAATTTTATTTAGTAGCGATCGCGATCTTGATCTATACGAGTTAGAGGAGCTATGTGATTCTGTCGGCTGGTCTCGTCGTCCTATTCGGAAGGTGCGGATTGCGATCGAGCATAGTTTTGTAGTTGTAACGATGTGGCACAAAAAAGGAAGCTTTAAGCGTCTAATTGGCTTTGCCCGTGCTACTTCCGATCATGCTTTTAATGCCACGGTGTGGGATGTGGTTGTGCATCCAGAGTTCCAAGGGCGAGGTTTGGGTAAAGAGCTAATGCGTGAGGTGATCTATTTACTCCGCAAAGAAGATATTAGTAACATTAGTTTATTTGCAGATGGTCATGTGGTTACTTTTTATCAACAATTAGGCTTTAGTCCCGATCCAGAAGGAATCAAAGGAATGTTTTGGTACCCACCTTCGTGA
- a CDS encoding adenylate/guanylate cyclase domain-containing protein, whose product MGRSIRVAPEHIERVQLALRQSSYPSQSALAIDVGLTRPTVNSFFNGKPIDYLNFVEISQKLNLDWQAIAAKHIDGTTDLDINTLDIRTIDSNFSPRTTIPDILVVDDRPDNIRLLSSMLSERGYKVRKAVNGMMTLTAVQTSAPDLILLDITMPQMDGYEVCQRLKSSPKTKDIPIIFISALDEVLDKVRAFNLGGVDYITKPFQVEEVIARVENQLTICHLKNQLKQQNHLLEQEVEHRVEVDQVLQEQNILLQKEIQSRLKTEKLLKEQNLILQAEIQTRQNIERHLQEKNIQLQKESGDRLILTNQIKEKEQQLAALIANIPGVVYRAISHQDGRVTMPYLSPRIKQLLGITVQEFTETFEWIFDVVHPEDRMELYRALEESKRQLSNLDYEYRLVQELGAARWVRILAQPHQSINKDIVWDGVIIDISQQKNMEIAYELLLESMEIDYRQSEELLQSIFPQEIAQHLKQTRKPIACAYDAVSVLFADIVGFTQVCSHFSASETVELLNHIFSNFDHLSNDYGLEKIKTIGDQYMVVSGMPNPRPDHAEIIADMALSMLTEITKFKNHLNQPMSLRIGINSGAVVAGVIGSNKFVYDIWGDAVNIASRMESHGEPQRIQVSEATYLQLKDRYTFEKRGEIPIKGKGNMTTYWLISKNT is encoded by the coding sequence ATGGGTAGGTCGATCCGAGTAGCTCCAGAACATATAGAAAGGGTACAGCTTGCGCTACGACAAAGCTCTTACCCTAGTCAAAGTGCGCTGGCGATTGATGTGGGCTTAACCCGTCCGACCGTAAATAGTTTCTTCAACGGCAAGCCCATTGATTATTTGAATTTTGTCGAAATTTCTCAAAAATTAAACTTAGACTGGCAGGCGATCGCCGCTAAGCATATAGATGGTACCACTGATTTAGACATAAATACTTTAGACATAAGAACTATAGATAGTAATTTTTCACCTCGAACTACCATTCCTGACATTCTCGTAGTTGACGATCGCCCTGATAATATTCGGCTTTTATCAAGTATGCTCAGTGAAAGAGGGTATAAAGTGCGTAAGGCTGTCAATGGCATGATGACTCTAACTGCCGTACAAACATCTGCTCCCGATCTAATTTTATTGGATATTACGATGCCGCAAATGGATGGCTATGAAGTCTGCCAAAGGCTAAAGTCCAGTCCTAAAACCAAAGATATTCCCATTATTTTTATTAGTGCCCTTGATGAAGTTCTGGATAAAGTGAGGGCTTTTAACCTTGGCGGCGTTGATTATATTACGAAACCATTTCAGGTGGAAGAAGTCATTGCCCGAGTCGAAAACCAATTGACTATTTGCCATCTTAAAAATCAACTAAAACAGCAAAATCACCTTCTCGAACAAGAAGTTGAACATCGGGTAGAAGTAGATCAAGTCCTGCAAGAACAAAATATTCTGCTCCAAAAAGAGATTCAGAGTAGGCTCAAAACGGAAAAACTGCTGAAGGAACAAAACCTAATTCTCCAAGCGGAAATTCAAACTCGTCAAAATATAGAACGTCACCTGCAAGAAAAAAATATCCAACTACAAAAGGAATCAGGCGATCGGCTAATTCTCACCAATCAGATCAAAGAAAAAGAACAACAATTAGCTGCCCTCATTGCCAATATCCCCGGTGTAGTTTACCGAGCCATATCCCATCAAGATGGTCGAGTCACAATGCCATATCTTAGCCCTAGGATCAAACAACTCCTTGGCATAACTGTTCAAGAATTTACGGAAACCTTTGAATGGATTTTTGATGTGGTTCACCCTGAAGATCGGATGGAGCTATATCGAGCCTTAGAGGAATCAAAACGCCAACTTAGCAATCTCGACTACGAATATCGACTTGTGCAAGAGCTTGGTGCAGCTAGGTGGGTCAGAATCTTAGCACAGCCCCATCAATCAATTAATAAAGACATTGTTTGGGATGGAGTAATCATTGATATTTCCCAGCAGAAAAATATGGAAATAGCCTATGAACTGCTTTTAGAATCTATGGAAATTGACTATAGACAATCAGAAGAATTACTACAAAGTATATTCCCCCAAGAAATTGCCCAACACCTTAAACAAACTCGCAAACCGATCGCCTGTGCCTATGATGCAGTTTCTGTACTATTTGCCGACATAGTTGGGTTTACGCAGGTGTGTTCTCATTTTTCTGCCAGCGAAACCGTAGAACTCCTTAATCATATTTTTTCCAATTTTGATCATTTAAGCAACGACTATGGCTTAGAGAAAATTAAAACCATTGGTGATCAATATATGGTTGTCAGTGGTATGCCCAACCCTAGACCAGATCATGCCGAAATCATTGCTGATATGGCGTTAAGTATGCTGACAGAAATTACTAAATTTAAAAATCATCTTAACCAACCCATGAGCCTCCGCATCGGGATTAATTCTGGGGCTGTGGTTGCAGGTGTAATTGGTTCCAATAAGTTCGTTTATGATATTTGGGGAGATGCGGTTAATATTGCCAGTCGCATGGAGTCCCACGGAGAGCCACAAAGAATTCAAGTATCCGAGGCAACCTATCTTCAACTTAAGGATCGATATACCTTTGAGAAAAGGGGTGAAATTCCGATCAAGGGTAAAGGTAACATGACCACCTATTGGTTAATCAGTAAAAATACTTAA
- a CDS encoding TetR/AcrR family transcriptional regulator has product MSRNTYIPCLLNLLCQYGYDGATLSKISEATGLGKASLYHHFPNGKDEMVTTVLNFLADWMEQNILPALKTEGSILIKMERMCDRLNEVYAGGEKPCLFAILLMGSSRDIFHDQVKVILLKWINEMTEVLSASGLDTAIARGKAEDVAIAIQGALILSHGLDDVSLFQRIIRQLPQRVCG; this is encoded by the coding sequence TTGTCTCGCAATACTTATATTCCCTGTTTACTTAACCTACTTTGCCAATATGGCTATGACGGTGCCACCCTTAGTAAAATCTCTGAAGCCACCGGACTTGGTAAAGCCAGTCTTTATCATCATTTCCCCAATGGTAAGGATGAAATGGTAACAACGGTATTAAACTTTTTGGCGGATTGGATGGAGCAGAATATTTTGCCTGCACTCAAAACCGAGGGAAGTATATTAATCAAAATGGAACGTATGTGCGATCGCCTTAATGAAGTCTATGCAGGTGGAGAAAAGCCCTGTCTATTTGCGATTTTGCTGATGGGTTCATCCCGAGATATTTTCCATGATCAGGTGAAAGTAATTCTGCTTAAATGGATCAATGAGATGACAGAAGTTTTAAGTGCATCAGGTTTAGATACAGCTATAGCTAGGGGAAAAGCAGAAGATGTAGCGATCGCTATTCAAGGTGCTTTAATTTTAAGTCATGGGTTAGATGATGTTTCCTTGTTTCAAAGGATAATTAGACAGTTGCCGCAAAGGGTATGTGGCTAA
- a CDS encoding FAD-dependent oxidoreductase codes for MKIRRHILLLSVLIAQFSGNPVLAAITCPNIDPKAKSYDVIVFGDEVPGVMTAIQVQRELKQRNQSAKVGLITEGNIKHGIGGHLVRGGLAYLDRNQIPRDMRSRLGKFAPTSRLYQEFLDITKTETIALDRFKAAAAFKQVLAQAKIDVIGNVKLKSVLSAGNSVCSFTVTVSSDPPKDTIQQYTAQQFIDASQGGKFAEMAGVKMLTGFGALGLPDSSLGIGLAFETYGLTIKQLRRIELKLIRRFLDTRDQEAQTWLKVASGNNPKQEKAILVTLLTSEGNPRTLYQGTNDSADVRSLAFTTAFHGQNNLSIQNPEGILDRANIAVLDDRLSYNAMLFYTTAETALKLSNSGAKPEPYMQAFAEKVKRFYLSLGATKVEIMKELYIRTTAQIANPIEELSATVMTEGGIPADEALGTFTYHLDVRGGIKGLRARATSEGVKNLDLLNMPTFNYGFRHTLPQERQNLAVLGPTSGFGGLGTAAGRIVEFNVSVGEGLAIAIAKAITENRSLHSIKNREVRRALGYTPIIYGRPTESFNSVFFLEKTLKTLK; via the coding sequence ATGAAAATCCGTAGACATATCCTCCTTCTCAGTGTTCTGATCGCTCAGTTTTCTGGTAATCCAGTCCTAGCCGCAATTACTTGTCCTAACATTGATCCTAAGGCTAAGAGCTATGACGTAATCGTATTTGGTGATGAAGTCCCCGGGGTCATGACTGCCATCCAAGTACAACGGGAACTAAAGCAACGTAACCAATCTGCAAAAGTTGGGTTAATTACTGAGGGAAATATTAAGCATGGCATTGGTGGACATTTAGTCCGAGGGGGATTAGCATATCTGGATCGTAATCAAATTCCTCGGGATATGCGCTCTAGGTTGGGGAAATTCGCACCCACTAGCAGACTATATCAAGAGTTTTTAGACATAACTAAAACAGAAACCATTGCCCTTGATCGATTTAAAGCAGCAGCAGCGTTTAAGCAGGTTCTTGCCCAAGCCAAAATTGATGTAATTGGTAACGTAAAACTGAAGTCGGTATTGTCGGCGGGAAACTCTGTATGTAGTTTTACGGTCACTGTCTCCTCTGATCCTCCAAAGGATACTATTCAACAATACACAGCCCAACAATTTATTGATGCGAGTCAAGGCGGTAAATTTGCAGAAATGGCGGGTGTAAAAATGTTGACGGGGTTTGGTGCTTTGGGACTGCCCGATAGTAGCTTAGGGATAGGATTAGCATTTGAAACCTATGGCTTAACTATTAAACAACTCCGCAGAATTGAATTAAAACTAATTCGTCGCTTCTTAGATACACGGGATCAAGAGGCACAGACATGGTTAAAAGTAGCTAGTGGCAATAATCCCAAACAGGAAAAAGCAATTTTAGTGACTCTACTCACCAGTGAAGGTAATCCCAGAACTCTTTATCAAGGTACTAATGATTCTGCGGATGTGCGATCGCTGGCATTTACAACAGCCTTTCATGGACAAAATAATCTCAGTATCCAAAACCCAGAAGGAATTCTGGATCGTGCCAATATTGCGGTTTTAGATGACCGACTTAGTTACAACGCTATGTTGTTTTATACCACTGCCGAAACAGCCCTCAAATTGAGTAATAGTGGTGCCAAACCTGAGCCTTATATGCAGGCATTTGCTGAGAAAGTCAAGCGATTTTATCTCAGTCTTGGGGCTACTAAGGTGGAAATTATGAAAGAGTTATATATCCGCACTACAGCCCAAATTGCTAATCCGATTGAGGAGCTATCTGCCACGGTGATGACCGAGGGGGGCATACCAGCCGATGAGGCTTTAGGTACATTTACTTATCACTTAGATGTGCGCGGAGGGATTAAGGGATTAAGAGCAAGGGCAACTAGTGAAGGGGTAAAAAACTTAGACCTATTAAATATGCCCACATTTAACTATGGATTTCGCCATACTCTGCCCCAAGAGCGTCAAAATTTAGCGGTTTTAGGTCCAACCTCTGGATTTGGGGGACTAGGAACGGCGGCGGGGAGGATTGTGGAATTTAATGTATCTGTAGGTGAAGGATTGGCGATCGCCATAGCCAAGGCAATTACCGAAAATCGTTCTCTACACAGTATTAAAAATCGAGAAGTGCGGCGGGCTTTAGGTTATACCCCTATAATTTACGGTCGTCCCACGGAAAGCTTTAATTCCGTCTTTTTCTTGGAAAAAACCCTAAAAACGTTGAAATAA
- a CDS encoding glutamate synthase-related protein — MAVPVVKNHLSIPGQSWLVEERDACGVGFIADVEGHARHDLIVKALRAVDCMEHRGGCSADKESGDGAGIMTAVPWDLIAKDLVSSIGSVPKLNGDRNAVGMIFLPQEAEYQALAREVIAKIATEEGLEILGWRTVPVRSQVLGSQAKANQPQIEQVIFADGKDGRASLERCLYITRRRIKLEIERLYPQWQQDFYIVSLSNSTIVYKGLVRSEVLGEFYEDLKNPDYITPFALYHRRFSTNTMPKWNLAQPMRFLGHNGEINTLLGNINWFKAREQDLAHINWGNRISEILPVIKDGESDSASLDHVLELLVESGRSPLESLMILVPEAYDSQPDLKDHQEIVDFYEYYSGLQEAWDGPALLAFSDGKTVGAALDRNGLRPARYLITTTGLVVVGSEAGSVDVDESEILERGRLGPGQVIAVDLVNHEILRNWDIKQRIAAANPYGTWLQEYQQTLSPQSFLDQPQLDDKVILTFQTAFGYTFEDVDMIIEAMAQEGKEPTFCMGDDTPLAVLSNNPHLLYDYFKQRFAQVTNPPIDPLREGMVMSLAMNLGDRGNLLEAKPEHARQLKIKSPVLNEAELAEIQGTNFNNHKLDITFPLSAGAEGLQQVIINLCDQAVAAVNAGSKILILSDRLLNAENAFIPPLMAVGAVHHRLIAEGLRMRASIIVETAQCWSTHHFACLIGYGASAICPYLAFETVRQWFGKPKTQMQMSQGKIKQLSITQVQGAYRKAVEDGLLKILSKMGISLLASYNGAQIFEAIGLSSEVIDLCFRGTVSRVGGMQAKDIASEVISLHHQAFPELHAKKLENYGFVQYKNGGEYHMNSPEMAKALHKAVTGEGYDHYEVYRKQLQSRTPTALRDLLEFTSDRPAIDISEVEPASEIFKRFCTGAMSLGALSREAHEVLAIAMNRIGGKSNCGEGGEDPARYQPIEDVNPETGISTSFPHLKGLKNGDTANSAIKQIASGRFGVTPAYLVSSNQLEIKVAQGAKPGEGGQLPGPKVSEYIAMLRNSKPGVSLISPPPHHDIYSIEDLAQLIYDLHQINDQAKVSVKLVAEIGIGTIAAGVAKANADIIQISGHDGGTGASPLSSIKHAGAPWELGLTEVHTVLLENQLRDRVLLRADGGFKTGWDVVMAAMMGAEEYGFGTAVMIAEGCIMARVCHTNKCPVGVTSQLESLRKRFPGTPEHVVNFLYFVAEEIRTILAKLGYKSLTDVIGRSDLLSQRQNVKLAKLENLNLDCLTKLPDTRSDRSWLIHDEEPHTNGYVLDDEMLLDAEIQSAIHNQTDLTKSYKIVNTDRSIGARVSGVIARLYGNSGLASSLNLEFIGSAGQSFGAFNSRGMNLILIGEGNDYIGKGMHGGEITIKPKPDAVIDPAENVIIGNTCLYGATGGYLFANGKAGERFGVRNSGAKAVIEGAGDHCCEYMTGGVIVVLGKTGRNVGAGMTGGIAYFLDEDDRFKEYLSKESLKVQRVATQAGEAQLKELIQLTGDRTGSPKAKTILENWSTYLPKFWQLVPPSEANSPEAVDAVISEVKVNA; from the coding sequence ATGGCTGTACCCGTTGTGAAAAATCATTTATCCATCCCTGGTCAATCTTGGCTTGTTGAAGAGCGTGATGCTTGTGGTGTAGGCTTTATTGCCGATGTTGAGGGTCATGCCCGCCATGATTTGATCGTTAAAGCTTTAAGAGCTGTTGACTGTATGGAGCATAGGGGTGGTTGCAGTGCTGATAAAGAGTCAGGTGACGGTGCAGGGATCATGACGGCTGTACCTTGGGATTTAATTGCCAAAGATTTAGTAAGTAGTATAGGGTCTGTACCTAAATTAAATGGCGATCGCAATGCCGTCGGTATGATCTTTTTACCCCAAGAAGCTGAATATCAAGCTTTAGCCCGTGAAGTTATTGCCAAAATTGCCACAGAAGAGGGTCTGGAAATTTTAGGATGGCGGACTGTCCCCGTGCGATCACAGGTTTTAGGTAGTCAAGCTAAAGCAAATCAACCCCAGATTGAGCAGGTGATTTTTGCCGATGGTAAAGATGGTAGAGCTTCCCTAGAACGGTGTTTGTATATTACCCGTCGTCGTATTAAGCTAGAAATCGAAAGGCTTTATCCCCAGTGGCAGCAAGATTTTTACATTGTTTCTCTATCTAATTCCACCATTGTCTATAAGGGTTTAGTGCGATCGGAAGTCCTAGGCGAGTTTTATGAAGACCTGAAAAATCCAGATTATATTACTCCCTTTGCCCTTTACCATCGTCGCTTTAGCACTAATACCATGCCCAAGTGGAACCTAGCACAGCCCATGCGTTTTTTGGGGCATAATGGCGAAATTAATACACTCTTGGGTAACATTAACTGGTTTAAGGCAAGGGAACAGGATTTAGCTCATATTAACTGGGGTAATCGCATCAGTGAAATTCTGCCCGTAATCAAAGATGGAGAAAGCGATTCAGCTTCTTTAGATCACGTTTTAGAGCTTTTAGTCGAAAGTGGTCGCAGTCCCTTAGAAAGCCTAATGATTTTAGTGCCAGAAGCGTATGATAGTCAGCCCGATCTCAAGGATCATCAAGAGATTGTAGATTTCTACGAATATTACAGTGGATTGCAAGAAGCTTGGGATGGACCCGCCCTGTTAGCTTTTAGTGATGGTAAAACCGTAGGAGCAGCCCTAGATCGTAATGGGTTACGCCCCGCCCGTTATTTAATTACCACTACTGGTTTGGTGGTGGTTGGTTCCGAAGCTGGTTCTGTGGATGTGGATGAATCGGAAATCCTCGAACGAGGCAGGCTGGGACCTGGACAGGTAATTGCTGTGGATTTGGTTAACCATGAAATTCTCAGAAATTGGGATATTAAACAACGCATTGCCGCGGCAAATCCCTACGGCACATGGCTTCAGGAATACCAGCAGACTCTATCACCTCAGTCATTTTTAGATCAGCCTCAACTGGACGACAAAGTTATTCTTACCTTCCAAACCGCCTTTGGTTATACCTTTGAAGATGTGGATATGATAATCGAGGCAATGGCTCAGGAAGGGAAGGAACCGACTTTCTGCATGGGTGATGATACGCCTTTAGCAGTTTTGTCTAATAATCCCCATTTGCTTTACGATTACTTTAAGCAACGCTTTGCTCAGGTAACAAATCCTCCCATTGATCCTCTTAGGGAAGGGATGGTAATGTCTTTGGCGATGAATTTAGGCGATCGCGGTAATTTACTAGAAGCTAAACCCGAACATGCCCGTCAACTAAAAATTAAGAGTCCGGTTTTGAATGAGGCTGAACTAGCAGAAATTCAAGGTACGAACTTTAACAATCATAAGTTAGATATTACTTTCCCTTTAAGCGCAGGGGCAGAAGGATTACAGCAGGTGATTATTAACCTCTGCGATCAAGCTGTTGCAGCGGTGAATGCTGGTAGTAAGATTCTGATTTTGAGCGATCGCCTTCTCAATGCCGAAAATGCTTTTATTCCTCCGTTAATGGCAGTAGGGGCAGTGCATCACCGCTTAATTGCTGAAGGTTTAAGAATGAGAGCTTCGATTATTGTCGAAACAGCCCAATGTTGGAGTACCCATCACTTTGCTTGCTTAATTGGCTATGGAGCCAGTGCCATTTGTCCTTACTTAGCGTTTGAAACTGTGCGGCAGTGGTTTGGTAAGCCCAAAACCCAAATGCAAATGTCGCAGGGCAAAATCAAACAGTTATCGATTACCCAAGTTCAAGGGGCTTACCGCAAGGCAGTGGAAGATGGATTATTAAAGATTCTCTCTAAGATGGGAATTTCGCTTTTAGCTAGCTATAACGGTGCCCAAATTTTTGAAGCAATCGGGCTGAGTTCGGAAGTAATCGACCTGTGCTTTAGGGGTACTGTTTCTCGTGTGGGTGGCATGCAAGCCAAAGATATTGCCTCAGAAGTTATCAGTTTGCATCACCAAGCTTTTCCCGAACTACACGCTAAGAAACTGGAAAACTATGGCTTTGTTCAGTACAAAAATGGTGGCGAATACCACATGAATAGTCCTGAAATGGCAAAGGCATTGCATAAGGCGGTGACAGGAGAGGGATACGATCACTATGAAGTTTATCGCAAACAATTACAAAGTCGTACTCCGACAGCTTTAAGAGATTTATTGGAATTTACCAGCGATCGCCCCGCCATTGATATTTCTGAAGTTGAACCTGCCAGTGAAATATTTAAACGGTTTTGTACAGGGGCAATGTCCCTAGGCGCATTAAGTCGTGAAGCTCATGAGGTTTTAGCGATCGCCATGAATCGTATCGGCGGTAAATCTAACTGTGGTGAAGGTGGTGAAGACCCAGCCCGCTATCAACCCATTGAAGACGTGAACCCTGAAACGGGAATTTCCACCTCTTTCCCCCACCTTAAGGGGTTAAAAAATGGCGATACCGCTAATTCTGCCATTAAACAAATTGCTTCGGGTCGGTTTGGCGTTACCCCCGCTTATTTAGTTAGCTCTAATCAATTAGAAATTAAAGTCGCTCAAGGGGCAAAACCCGGCGAAGGCGGACAATTACCTGGTCCCAAGGTGAGCGAATATATTGCCATGCTGCGGAACTCGAAGCCCGGAGTATCTCTAATTTCGCCACCACCTCACCATGATATTTACTCCATTGAGGATTTAGCTCAACTAATTTATGACCTGCACCAAATTAATGATCAAGCTAAGGTGTCCGTAAAGTTAGTTGCCGAAATTGGTATTGGCACGATCGCCGCAGGGGTAGCAAAGGCAAATGCGGATATTATCCAGATCTCTGGACATGATGGCGGCACGGGTGCTTCACCTCTGAGTTCTATTAAACATGCGGGTGCACCTTGGGAGTTAGGTTTAACCGAAGTACATACAGTCCTATTAGAAAATCAACTGCGCGATCGAGTTTTACTCAGGGCTGATGGTGGATTCAAAACAGGCTGGGATGTGGTCATGGCAGCAATGATGGGTGCAGAAGAGTATGGCTTTGGTACAGCTGTAATGATTGCTGAAGGTTGCATTATGGCAAGGGTATGTCATACCAATAAATGCCCTGTCGGTGTCACTTCACAGCTAGAATCTTTACGCAAACGCTTCCCTGGTACCCCTGAACATGTAGTTAACTTCCTCTATTTTGTTGCTGAAGAAATTCGGACAATTCTGGCAAAGTTAGGTTATAAATCCTTAACCGATGTGATTGGACGTTCCGATCTTTTATCCCAGCGCCAAAATGTAAAACTGGCAAAACTAGAAAATCTCAACCTAGACTGCTTAACTAAACTACCTGATACCAGAAGCGATCGCAGTTGGTTAATCCATGACGAGGAACCCCACACTAACGGATATGTTTTAGATGATGAAATGCTGTTGGATGCAGAAATTCAATCTGCTATTCACAACCAAACTGATCTAACTAAGTCCTATAAAATCGTGAATACCGATCGCTCCATTGGCGCAAGAGTATCAGGGGTAATTGCTAGACTCTATGGTAATTCTGGTTTAGCTAGTAGCTTAAATCTGGAATTTATCGGCAGTGCAGGACAAAGCTTTGGGGCATTTAATTCCAGAGGCATGAACTTAATTCTCATTGGCGAAGGGAATGATTATATCGGTAAAGGTATGCATGGCGGAGAAATTACGATCAAACCTAAGCCAGATGCCGTGATCGATCCCGCCGAAAACGTCATTATTGGGAATACCTGTCTATATGGAGCTACGGGTGGTTATCTATTCGCCAATGGCAAGGCTGGAGAACGGTTTGGGGTACGGAACTCTGGGGCAAAGGCAGTCATTGAAGGGGCAGGCGATCACTGCTGTGAATACATGACTGGTGGCGTAATTGTCGTACTGGGTAAAACTGGTAGAAATGTTGGTGCGGGGATGACGGGGGGAATTGCGTACTTCTTGGATGAAGACGACCGTTTTAAGGAATATCTCAGCAAAGAAAGCCTAAAAGTGCAACGAGTCGCTACCCAAGCAGGCGAAGCGCAGTTAAAAGAGTTAATTCAATTGACAGGCGATCGCACAGGTAGCCCTAAGGCAAAAACTATTCTGGAAAACTGGTCAACCTATCTTCCCAAGTTCTGGCAGTTAGTTCCACCCTCTGAGGCAAACAGTCCTGAAGCAGTGGATGCTGTAATTAGTGAAGTTAAGGTAAATGCCTAA
- a CDS encoding dihydrolipoamide acetyltransferase family protein — MIYEIFMPALSSTMTEGKITAWVKSIGDKVEKGETVLVVESDKADMDVESFYEGYLGAIAVPAGETAPVGSTLGYVAETVAEIADIKSKLSQTSEPVAASTNGTSTGTAIPEVVVTKVETPAIAKSDRLIATPRAKRIAKENNLDLAKINGSGPNGRITEQDVTALLQVPVQATPAKVSVKAPEPIAASIPSAPVSTTPKVTYTPQLGTTKPLTTLQNAVVRNMNASLSVPTFHVGYTITTTGLDELYKQIKSKGVTITALLAKAVAVTLQRHPIVNASFSDQGIVYKSDINVAIAVAMEDGGLITPVLPKANESDIYSLSRHWKSLVERARAKQLQPEEYNSGTFTISNLGMFGVDRFDAILPPNTGAILAIGASHPQVVATKDGAIAVRNQMQVNLTADHRIIYGADAAKFLQDLAKLLETDAQSLVL, encoded by the coding sequence ATGATCTACGAAATTTTCATGCCCGCTTTAAGTTCCACGATGACCGAGGGTAAAATCACGGCTTGGGTTAAATCCATTGGCGACAAAGTAGAAAAGGGTGAAACCGTCTTAGTTGTGGAATCTGATAAGGCAGATATGGATGTGGAAAGCTTCTATGAAGGCTATTTAGGGGCGATCGCCGTACCTGCGGGAGAAACTGCACCCGTAGGTAGTACCCTAGGCTATGTGGCAGAAACAGTTGCCGAAATTGCTGATATTAAGTCCAAACTAAGCCAAACCTCTGAGCCAGTTGCGGCTTCTACTAACGGCACTAGTACTGGCACAGCTATTCCTGAAGTAGTGGTTACTAAGGTTGAAACCCCAGCTATAGCCAAAAGCGATCGTCTAATTGCCACTCCTAGAGCAAAACGCATTGCTAAAGAAAATAACCTAGACCTAGCTAAAATTAACGGTTCTGGACCCAATGGCAGAATTACTGAGCAAGATGTTACTGCCCTGTTGCAAGTTCCAGTTCAAGCCACCCCTGCTAAAGTATCAGTAAAGGCACCTGAACCGATCGCTGCGTCAATTCCCTCTGCCCCAGTTTCCACCACTCCCAAAGTCACCTATACGCCTCAACTGGGAACTACTAAACCCCTCACAACTCTGCAAAATGCTGTAGTGCGTAACATGAATGCCAGTTTAAGTGTTCCGACTTTTCATGTGGGCTATACCATCACCACCACTGGTTTAGATGAACTTTACAAGCAGATTAAATCTAAAGGTGTAACCATAACAGCTCTGTTAGCAAAGGCGGTAGCAGTGACCCTCCAAAGGCATCCCATAGTTAATGCTAGTTTTAGTGATCAGGGTATCGTTTATAAATCCGATATTAATGTGGCGATCGCCGTAGCCATGGAAGATGGTGGTTTAATTACACCCGTGCTACCTAAGGCAAACGAAAGTGATATTTACAGCCTATCCCGTCACTGGAAATCCCTTGTGGAAAGGGCAAGAGCCAAACAACTGCAACCAGAAGAATATAATTCGGGAACTTTCACTATTTCCAATTTAGGTATGTTTGGAGTAGATCGATTTGATGCTATCTTGCCACCAAATACAGGTGCGATCTTAGCTATCGGTGCATCTCATCCCCAAGTGGTTGCTACCAAAGACGGAGCGATCGCAGTGCGCAATCAAATGCAAGTTAACCTGACTGCCGATCACCGCATTATCTATGGTGCTGATGCCGCCAAGTTTTTACAAGACCTTGCTAAATTACTGGAAACCGATGCTCAATCCTTAGTTCTATAA